The Haliaeetus albicilla chromosome 9, bHalAlb1.1, whole genome shotgun sequence genomic sequence TGCTCTATTGGAAGCGAGAGCATTCCCTCACATCTCTTCTAACGCATGCTTAATAGACCCTCTCTGTAACCAAGTACACAACATTCTTACCCTTGAAGTAAGCAGCCCCAGCAAGGAGAATACTGACATCTGTGGGCATGTCCTTCATAAACCGCATAATCCTTCCCTTTGTCTGCTGTCGTACCCAGTTGTTGATTTCTTGGAGGTCTAACTGGGTATTGCCACTTAGGGCCCTCAGGCGCATCTTGTAGGACTTCTCTAGTTGGCTGTGAAAACCAGGCTTCACCCTCAGTCCTGGGGAACAAAAACATCAATATTGCAGCTAGCTCCCTTATCAAAACAATCTCAAGGCAGCAGATTGCAATCCAAAGCCCAGCAGCAGTTCTCTCATAAAACATCTGTGGCTGTGCATATACAGAAACCTGCTTTGAAGAAGAATGACTGAAGGCACATGGAGGAAACTGATCCAAATCCTAGCGCCTCCCATGCTGGAGTATGGGATAACTCTCTTCTGAAAAGTAAAGAAAGGAGataagaagagaaggcttggaCACAGCTATCCCTGCATcagtctttcttctttctccagctTGCTTTAAGAGTATGGCTTACTCGACCTATCGGATTCTTGGAACCAGCAGGTTCCAAAAGATAACTCTTAGCTTTCTCAGCAGATGTTTATTGCGTGCCAAAAGCAGACATTTAAAATAGTTCTGTAAGGTATTAAACAAAGGAATATGGCTGAATGCTATCACAAATAGAAAATGCAATTTGTGGTTCCTGGAAGCTGGCAACACCTGCCAGAAAACCTAGAGTGAAAGCAAAATTCTCAGCAAGTTTCTTCTAGGTCTTAGTTGCTCTGTCACCAGTGTCTTTGTGTGCATAAGTCTGGTCTTTTCTTTATGTGCACACAAACTTTCCAGGCTTTTTCTGGAGCTGCAACAGCATTCCATGCACAGTCTGCATCCTGGCTCAACAGTACGTCAGAGCCAAAGCTGTTAGTGTGGTGTTATTCAGTGTGTTCTACCTGCTGCTAGTTATTCAGGTGAAATTTGATAGAGGGGAAGAAGGACTTTTACTTTTCTCCAAGATGATACGGGAAGCACTTTTCATGCTCTTTTCTGGTGCAGACACGCTGGTCAGTAGGTCTTTGTAAGTGTTGTGGACCTCAGCTTTGTTAAGCAGATCATAGAAGAGAGCGCGAGAAATCACATCTTCTGTTCGTTCTCCAGCCCCTGCCAACAACAAAGACAACAGTATGAGGGAAGGCCTGTCAAGCCAAACAGCATGTGAGGAAAAGGGGCAAGAACTCACCAAGTGAGAGACCAGAGAGTGCTGTAGCCAGGCTGAATGGAGACAGTAGCACATTGGCAGTGGCTGTCCGGCTAGATTGCTGACGGTACAGGTCATAGCCAAAGTTGGAGACTGCAGCTGCCAGCTTGTTTACAGGGGTCTTATAGAATGGATCTTCCTCTTCAACCTCACCAGCATTAGCTCCATCAGCGGTGGCAGAGTTCTAGCAGGTACAGGAAGCGCTGTGGTTAGACTTGCAGTTTACAAGGGCGGGTACAGTTGTGTTAAACATTTCAAAGGCAAGCAATCTACAGATAGTCTCCTATGATCTACAGAAATAGTGGGTTAATCTTACTGATCGAGAGTGTAGGAACCATTACTTTACTTTAAAGTGTCCCGGTAAAGCCGAAGGCAGCACTTGGATTGGAATCCACTATTTCTGCCTCACAGTCATCCCCTGATGTAACTACTGTGGTTTTATCTAGGTAAAGCAGGAGTTAGTCTCATTATGTTGCTAAATAAAATCCTAGTAACTCAGGAGGGTAGTGCTTAATCCTTCCGTAAGATTctctaaaattaaattacatgctCCAAGTAGCTCTTCCTCACTCTCTGCATGTTGTCTCCTACTCACCTGCTCGGTAGCTGAGTTCTGGGATCTGCTTGGGACAGTTAAGAGACCCAGGAAAAGGAGAACCACTGGAATCCGCATGCCTGAACCTACAAAGTAAGAACATGACACAGGTAGTTTGAGCAACTGAGCAAATACATCTCTACCACTACTATTCGCTGTACCTGGTTGTGACAGGAACTGCAATGACACATGCTGCTGCTTGTCCTTCCCAACTGTGAAACACACACCTGATATtagctgggttttcttttctagtttGAAGTATTCAGCCAGCCTGGCCCCAATGACTTCAAAACGGGGCAAGCACACATGCCTGGGTGTGCCTGAGTGCAAAAGCAGATGTGTGTGGCCCAAACCACACTGATGCTGGCAGTTACTGAGTGCCAAGGTCCAGAAAAGCACTAAATCATATCTTTGGAGTTTTAGACTTTAAAAGATTCACTACTGCATTTATAAAAGGTAGCAAATCCATATTGTTGAATGGGGCAGAAGATGAAACTGACTGGTTACTGCTCTGCTATACAAGTTACCTGCCTCAGGCAGCAGTTTGTCGTGTTTCTTGTGTCTGCATGTACCTGAAAGGCTGTACAGCCTATATGCATCCTTTGCTGCTTATTTGCAATTTGATAAAGTAGAAGAGCTTTCTTAAAAGACAGTAAGAAAAAGGGCTGGGAGTAAATACCTAACACTGGGCCAGATCTAGAGAAGTGGTGAAAGACAGAGCCTGGCTTATTCAACATTTTTAATGGTGGTGGGAGAAAAGTACCAAACTCCCCAAAGCTGTTCCTTCTGTGGAATCCACTTTTGGTTGCTCCAGTATTGGCATATGTGGCCCTTTCAGACAGATCTGTCTGGTCCAAAGGGCAGTGTGTAACCTAGGGTTTCACTGTGGGTAAACCAGAGCTACTGCAGAAGTGTCATGCCCTTGAGAACAGACGCCACTGAGGCTAGGCTGAAGCAATGTTTATATAGATTCCCAGAAATTAAAGGAAGAGGGTTGTATTTAACTAACCCCTCTGATCCAGGCATCCAGTGAAGTAGGAGAAAGAACATGTGTTTCAGATTAACTTCAGCTATAAAGAAAACATGCCTGCTGGTAGAAATACAACTTAAAGCCACGTGGCTACAACAGCCCCAGTTCAGGACCCAGTCTGTTCAGGCAGAGGTTTTACTTCAGTGAAAGGCAATTCACCGTTTCCTGCCAACCCCCTTTTCTTCTGGAGGTAGTTCTGCCTTGGAGAAAAAGATGTCACCGTGGAAGTTTTAAGTTTTCATCTATGTTTAGATAGTGTAACACAGAAGTGGtaccctcttttccctgtgcACTTGCATCCTATGGCCTGCTGCTATCCTAGCTGCCAAGTAGATGAGGTATTCTGGTGCAGAAGCAGCGTATCAAGAGGATTTactatactgaaaaaaaccaatgcATTTAGTGGTATGATAGTGGATATGATGTTGGGATTGCTTATATCATTGCAGAGTTTTACAATGAATAGGCACCATGCTGAAAGAGAGATGACAGAAGCCCTGCGTGAGTCTAAGTTAAACGGGTCTTAGCGAGGGCTTTGTGAGGATGCCTGCACCAAGCAGTACTCTTAACATGCTGAGCGGAAGAGGTTTGGCCCAGTCTAATGTAGAGATGAAGGTTTTCCATGGAGCGTaaccttttctctgaaaaaaagataatcaTCTCAACACAACCTCTGCTTCCAACTACACTGAGCTCCTGGGAGCATGAGAGCGGAGATTGGTTTTGCAGATTTGCATTGTTTTTGCCAGTACTGTCACCAGCTTCATATTTCTCAGACTTTGCCAAAAAGCAATTTCCATTTTAGAAAGACAAAGCCTTTTGCGTTTAAATTGGCCTCAACATCTGGATTCTATTTGCATGTGTCTCAGCACACagccaaaaattcagagaaaagaatTTGGTTGAAGCAGAGGTGGGATGGTTTCAGGCATGGTATTAAAATCTGTGGCAGCGtttaaagagaagagaagaagcaCCAGCATGCAGCATGTGATGTTACAGTCAGGAAGGTACAGGAAGAAAACTTTGAGAAATGAGCTGAGAAGGAACTCTGTGTCTGGCAGCTGTCTATTTGTGAAGGCCCGCAGgtgcaaatgaaatattttgctttccatcTATAACGGTACAAGTCTCACATCATTTATAAACCCTTCTGATTTTAGGGGTGCTATGAAACACCACCCACGAGTTCAGACTGCTCACTGTGATCGCTCTACCCCACAGCACTAACTCCTGAAGCATCTTGCAACCACTAGCTCTGGAGGATTTGACTATCACCAAAATTGTTAccattgcaaagaaaaagcatgttcCCAGCTGCAACACAGTTGCTGGAAGGGCAGAAAACCAGCCCAGCTCCCAAGCACAGCTCAGCCCCGGAGGCAAAGAGGTGGTGCCCTAGGATGCTGGTGGCTCCCAGCCCTTGGTGAGATCTCCCATTTGGTGGGACTCCCACCCTTCAATACCTGCAGAAGAACCGTTTTTCCCATTTCCCAAGTCCTCTGAGAGCTCCCCAGCCTCAtcccctgccctctgctcccctcGCTGCTGGCCCTGAGCGAGGGTGAGCTGCCCCTTACCTCTGGCTCCTCTCGGCCGTTGCTGTCCAGGCTCCCGGCCGGTGCGAGTTGGGGACACTGTGGGTTTGGTGCAGCCACATCTGCTTTTTGCtgcttcccccagcccagccttcGACAGGCTTCAGGTTACAGCTTCCCAGGACTCTCTTAAAGTGCTCTGCTCCCATTTTCCACTCCTGGCACCCTCCCACTGAACTGCACTAATTTTTTAAGCTTCCAAAACAAATGTGGTCCCTGTGATAAGGGCAGTCCAGCAGGTAAAGCACAGGTCGGAGAGGCAAACGCTCCCTACCCCTGTTTGAGCAAGTCTT encodes the following:
- the SERPINF1 gene encoding pigment epithelium-derived factor; translated protein: MRIPVVLLFLGLLTVPSRSQNSATEQNSATADGANAGEVEEEDPFYKTPVNKLAAAVSNFGYDLYRQQSSRTATANVLLSPFSLATALSGLSLGAGERTEDVISRALFYDLLNKAEVHNTYKDLLTSVSAPEKSMKSASRIILEKRLRVKPGFHSQLEKSYKMRLRALSGNTQLDLQEINNWVRQQTKGRIMRFMKDMPTDVSILLAGAAYFKGTWKTKFDTKKTALKDFHLDEDRTVKVSMMSDPKAILRYGFDSELNCKIAQLPLTEGISAMFFLPTKVIQNMSLIEESLTSEFIHDVDRELKTVHAVLSLPKLKLNYEEALGNTLKETRLQSLFTSPDFTMISAKPIKLSHVQHKAILELSEDGERSTPNPGVNAARLTFPIEYHVDRPFLLVLRDDTTGTLLFIGKILDPRSV